A single window of Microbispora hainanensis DNA harbors:
- a CDS encoding DMT family transporter, which translates to MNHAPALSVRQGLVYVSTAAVAWGTGGAAGALLHGAGQLSPVAVSFWRFACGAVLLLAVARSRPSWRVVLLVGPAMAVCQAAYFAAIAEAGVAVATMITMGAAPLLVAAGGRIFLGERLGRTGLGCAALAVAGLAMLTGGAQTVTPAGAGYSLLSAAAYSCVTLTTRRMPADGVAVWGFAGGAACLLPLAASGGLLPAGHTVTSMVTSVLLLGYLAAVPTALAYGLFFAGLRVVGGTTAAVLSLLEPLVAAVIGIVLLGERMSTVQVGGAMVLLCALAWLARGELRDAPHQHKGSGSC; encoded by the coding sequence ATGAACCATGCTCCAGCCCTGTCCGTACGGCAGGGCCTTGTCTACGTGTCCACCGCCGCGGTCGCCTGGGGAACCGGGGGAGCGGCGGGGGCGCTGCTGCACGGTGCGGGACAGCTGAGTCCCGTCGCCGTGTCGTTCTGGCGCTTCGCCTGCGGCGCGGTGCTCCTGCTCGCCGTCGCCCGCAGCCGGCCCTCCTGGCGGGTGGTGCTGCTCGTCGGCCCGGCGATGGCGGTGTGCCAGGCGGCCTACTTCGCGGCCATCGCCGAGGCCGGTGTCGCGGTCGCCACCATGATCACGATGGGCGCGGCTCCGCTCCTGGTGGCGGCCGGCGGCCGGATCTTTCTGGGCGAACGGCTGGGCCGCACCGGCCTCGGGTGCGCCGCGCTCGCCGTCGCGGGTCTCGCCATGCTCACGGGCGGCGCGCAGACCGTCACCCCGGCCGGAGCCGGCTACTCGCTGCTGTCTGCGGCGGCCTACTCCTGCGTCACCCTCACGACCCGCCGGATGCCCGCCGACGGCGTGGCAGTGTGGGGGTTCGCCGGGGGCGCGGCCTGCCTGCTGCCGCTCGCCGCGTCCGGGGGGCTGCTGCCCGCCGGGCACACCGTGACCAGCATGGTGACCAGCGTGCTGCTGCTCGGCTATCTGGCGGCCGTGCCGACGGCCCTCGCGTACGGGCTGTTCTTCGCGGGGCTGCGCGTCGTCGGCGGCACCACGGCGGCGGTCCTCTCCCTGCTCGAACCACTCGTCGCCGCCGTCATCGGCATCGTGCTGCTGGGGGAGAGGATGTCCACCGTACAGGTGGGCGGGGCGATGGTGCTCCTGTGCGCCCTCGCCTGGCTCGCCAGGGGGGAACTTCGTGACGCTCCGCACCAACACAAGGGGAGCGGGAGCTGTTAG
- a CDS encoding dienelactone hydrolase family protein has translation MCYEPDAVPPVCGSPITTVTSERIVLTSADGANFAAFLSRPGRVSGSAVLVLPDNRGLSGFYERLTERLAEQGHTALAIDYFGRTAGTDPRPDDFPFMEHLGKAHRDGLFADIAAGAAHLRAEGGEDVVSLGFCFGGRLAFMTARPAFGFAGVIGLYGYPDVLFGNPGPTQTAGELRGPILGLFGGADEGISAEVVSAFDEALEGAGVAHEFVTYPGAPHSFFELGRPELAEACADAWSRILGFVKRTARGDLTSPRAATM, from the coding sequence GTGTGTTACGAGCCCGACGCCGTGCCGCCCGTCTGCGGTTCTCCGATCACGACCGTCACGTCCGAACGCATCGTGCTGACCTCGGCCGACGGCGCGAACTTCGCGGCCTTCCTGTCCCGTCCCGGCCGGGTGTCCGGCTCCGCGGTGCTCGTCCTACCGGACAATCGCGGTTTGTCGGGGTTCTACGAGCGCCTCACCGAACGGCTCGCCGAGCAGGGCCACACCGCGCTCGCCATCGACTATTTCGGGCGTACGGCCGGGACCGATCCGAGGCCCGATGACTTCCCCTTCATGGAGCACCTGGGCAAGGCGCACCGGGACGGGCTGTTCGCCGACATCGCCGCCGGCGCCGCGCACCTGCGGGCCGAAGGAGGTGAGGACGTGGTGTCCCTCGGCTTCTGCTTCGGCGGGAGGCTCGCGTTCATGACGGCCAGGCCCGCCTTCGGATTCGCCGGGGTGATCGGTCTCTACGGATATCCGGACGTGCTCTTCGGCAACCCCGGCCCCACCCAGACGGCGGGCGAGCTGCGCGGGCCGATCCTGGGCCTGTTCGGCGGCGCGGACGAGGGCATCTCCGCCGAGGTGGTGAGCGCGTTCGATGAGGCGCTGGAGGGCGCCGGGGTGGCGCACGAGTTCGTCACCTATCCGGGAGCGCCGCACAGCTTCTTCGAGCTGGGCCGCCCGGAGCTCGCGGAGGCCTGCGCCGACGCCTGGTCGCGCATCCTCGGCTTCGTGAAGCGGACAGCCCGAGGCGACCTGACCTCGCCTCGGGCTGCCACGATGTAA
- a CDS encoding SRPBCC family protein, whose product MSSIEQSVDVNVPIHTAYNQWTQFESFPEFMEGVESVKQIGDTRTDWVVEIAGVRREFEAEITEQHPDERVAWRSVDTPRQAGVVTFHRIGGDTTRATLQMEYDPEGFLEKAADALQIVRMRVKGDLERFKTFIETRGGETGGWRGEVPGPHQQDDTGRAPGAGGTGYDIGEPMPPRTVNPEYPRETPLPPPGTGPVPPAPGTGPAPGTGPVPPRDTPGPVI is encoded by the coding sequence ATGAGCTCGATCGAGCAGTCAGTCGACGTGAATGTCCCGATCCACACGGCGTACAACCAGTGGACGCAGTTCGAGAGCTTCCCGGAGTTCATGGAGGGCGTGGAGTCGGTCAAGCAGATCGGCGACACGCGCACCGACTGGGTCGTCGAGATCGCGGGCGTCCGCCGCGAGTTCGAGGCGGAGATCACCGAGCAGCACCCCGACGAGAGGGTGGCCTGGCGCTCGGTGGACACGCCGCGGCAGGCCGGCGTCGTGACCTTCCACCGGATCGGCGGCGACACGACGCGCGCCACGCTGCAGATGGAGTACGACCCCGAGGGCTTCCTGGAGAAGGCGGCCGACGCCCTGCAGATCGTCCGCATGCGGGTCAAGGGCGACCTGGAGCGTTTCAAGACGTTCATCGAGACGCGCGGCGGCGAGACCGGCGGCTGGCGCGGCGAGGTCCCCGGCCCGCACCAGCAGGACGACACGGGCCGCGCTCCCGGCGCCGGCGGCACGGGTTATGACATCGGCGAGCCGATGCCGCCCCGCACCGTGAACCCCGAGTATCCGCGCGAGACGCCGCTGCCGCCGCCCGGCACCGGCCCGGTCCCGCCCGCTCCCGGCACGGGCCCCGCTCCCGGCACCGGTCCGGTGCCGCCGCGGGACACGCCCGGTCCGGTGATCTGA
- a CDS encoding CynX/NimT family MFS transporter, whose amino-acid sequence MSAVVTRRGVLALRAHGGSMAWLIAGGIALAALNLRTAVTSVGTVLDQVSAGLGLSAAMTGLLTTLPVMSFALFGALTPAMSRRMGEQRLLLGAIVLLAAGQAARALADSAVPFMAASAVALAGGAVGNVVIPALIKRHFPRRAGAMTTVYSTALAAGTMVAAAATVPVQQAAGGNWHVALGVWAALAAVAAIPWLALRRGEPERRDTSVRAGADGLLRSRLAWAVAGYFGSQSLIAYVMFGWLPLLLRDNGYTAGEAGLVLAVFTGLGIPVSMAVPALATRLSGQRPLVIAFSVLYAAGFAGLLTGHALWAWSILVAVGGGTFPLALAMLAMRTRTPAGTAALSAFGQSAGYLIAGAGPITFGLLHQVSGGWALPFVLLFAALAVQVVTGWYAAADRTLEDETPPVPAGGRDDHVSRGVRDLVTGQARRPAGKARHARTGDGGKAARPRLARPAGRHEGRRRSPCP is encoded by the coding sequence ATGAGTGCCGTCGTGACGCGGAGGGGCGTGCTCGCGTTGCGAGCACACGGCGGATCGATGGCGTGGCTGATCGCCGGGGGCATCGCCCTCGCCGCGTTGAACCTGCGTACCGCGGTGACCAGCGTGGGGACCGTGCTCGACCAGGTGAGCGCGGGGCTGGGCCTGTCGGCGGCGATGACCGGGCTGCTCACCACCCTGCCGGTGATGAGCTTCGCCCTGTTCGGCGCGCTGACGCCGGCCATGTCGCGCAGGATGGGGGAGCAGCGGCTGCTGCTCGGGGCGATCGTCCTGCTCGCGGCGGGCCAGGCCGCGCGCGCCCTCGCCGACTCCGCCGTGCCGTTCATGGCGGCCAGCGCCGTCGCGCTGGCGGGCGGCGCGGTCGGCAACGTCGTCATCCCCGCGCTGATCAAGAGGCACTTCCCCCGGCGGGCGGGGGCGATGACCACCGTCTACTCGACGGCCCTCGCGGCCGGGACGATGGTCGCCGCCGCCGCGACCGTTCCCGTGCAGCAGGCCGCGGGAGGCAACTGGCACGTGGCACTCGGGGTGTGGGCGGCTCTGGCCGCCGTGGCCGCGATTCCGTGGCTCGCGCTCAGGCGCGGTGAGCCGGAGCGGCGCGACACATCCGTGAGGGCCGGAGCCGACGGCCTCCTGCGCAGCAGGCTCGCCTGGGCCGTGGCCGGATATTTCGGCTCGCAGTCGCTCATCGCGTACGTGATGTTCGGCTGGCTGCCCCTGCTGCTGCGGGACAACGGCTACACCGCCGGGGAGGCCGGCCTGGTCCTCGCCGTGTTCACCGGGCTCGGGATCCCCGTCTCCATGGCGGTGCCCGCCCTGGCGACCCGGTTGTCCGGCCAGCGCCCGCTGGTGATCGCCTTCTCGGTCCTGTACGCGGCCGGCTTCGCGGGCCTGCTCACCGGGCACGCGCTGTGGGCGTGGTCGATCCTCGTGGCCGTCGGCGGGGGCACCTTCCCGCTCGCGCTGGCGATGCTGGCCATGCGGACCCGCACGCCGGCGGGCACCGCCGCGCTGTCGGCCTTCGGGCAGAGCGCCGGATATCTCATCGCCGGCGCGGGACCGATCACGTTCGGCCTGCTCCACCAGGTGAGCGGCGGGTGGGCGCTGCCGTTCGTGCTGCTGTTCGCGGCGCTCGCCGTACAGGTGGTGACCGGCTGGTACGCGGCGGCCGACCGCACCCTCGAAGACGAGACCCCGCCCGTGCCCGCCGGGGGCCGGGACGACCACGTCTCGCGGGGCGTGCGCGACCTGGTCACGGGACAGGCGCGCCGGCCGGCCGGCAAGGCGCGGCACGCGCGGACGGGCGACGGGGGCAAGGCGGCCCGGCCACGGCTGGCCCGCCCGGCCGGGCGGCACGAGGGGCGCCGCAGGTCGCCCTGCCCCTGA
- a CDS encoding glutamate--cysteine ligase gives MTKRRPVGVEEEFLVVDLETRRLTPLAESMLERLPDEGFAAELQRSVVETNSTPMEDLGDVRAEIVRLRQGLVSAGEPLGVGVIASGSTPITGIEGYTFTPGERYEYLQESYRFLAQEQLICGAQVHVEIDDRDVAVLAAQRVEAWLPPLLALSASSPYWMDEDSGYASSRALTWQRWPTAGPLGPFADAADYDRTADDLVASGVIEDRGMVYFDLRLSAHVPTVEMRICDSCPLADDVVLLAGLFRALMTRETEAVERGEPPAGEQRLALLRAANWRAARDGLEGDLLSPVTSRPEPAPRLITWMLEELRPTLEELGDWEIVSGLADAALRRGSSASRQRGAYAVKGKPEDAVDLLLAETRRR, from the coding sequence ATGACGAAGAGACGGCCTGTCGGCGTTGAAGAAGAGTTCCTTGTCGTCGATCTCGAGACCCGGCGGCTGACGCCGTTGGCGGAGTCGATGCTGGAGCGGCTGCCGGACGAGGGGTTCGCGGCCGAGCTGCAGCGCTCGGTGGTGGAGACCAACAGCACCCCGATGGAGGACCTGGGCGACGTGCGGGCCGAGATCGTGCGGCTGCGCCAGGGGCTCGTGTCCGCCGGTGAGCCGCTGGGGGTGGGCGTGATCGCCTCCGGCAGCACTCCGATCACCGGCATCGAGGGCTACACGTTCACGCCCGGGGAGCGCTACGAGTACCTGCAGGAGTCCTACCGGTTCCTCGCCCAGGAGCAGCTCATCTGCGGGGCGCAGGTGCACGTGGAGATCGACGACAGGGACGTGGCGGTGCTCGCCGCCCAGCGCGTGGAGGCGTGGCTCCCTCCGCTGCTCGCGCTCAGCGCCAGCTCGCCCTACTGGATGGACGAGGACAGCGGATATGCCAGCAGCCGCGCGCTGACCTGGCAGCGCTGGCCGACCGCGGGCCCGCTCGGGCCGTTCGCCGACGCCGCCGACTATGACAGGACGGCCGATGACCTGGTGGCCTCCGGCGTCATCGAGGACCGCGGCATGGTCTATTTCGACCTGCGGCTCAGCGCCCACGTGCCGACGGTGGAGATGCGCATCTGCGACTCCTGCCCGCTCGCGGACGACGTGGTGCTGCTCGCGGGTCTCTTCCGCGCCCTCATGACGAGGGAGACCGAGGCCGTGGAGCGGGGTGAGCCGCCGGCCGGCGAGCAGCGCCTTGCGCTGCTGCGGGCGGCCAACTGGCGGGCGGCCCGCGACGGGCTGGAGGGCGACCTGCTGTCGCCGGTGACGAGCAGGCCCGAACCGGCCCCGCGGCTCATCACGTGGATGCTGGAGGAGCTGCGGCCGACCCTGGAGGAGCTGGGCGACTGGGAGATCGTCTCGGGGCTCGCCGACGCGGCGCTGCGCCGGGGCAGCTCCGCCTCGCGCCAGCGGGGGGCGTACGCGGTCAAGGGGAAGCCCGAGGACGCGGTCGACCTGCTCCTCGCCGAGACCCGACGGCGCTAG
- a CDS encoding histidine phosphatase family protein, producing the protein MSRRVVCLRHGQTLWNVEKRFQGHTDIALDETGIAQAARAASLLAALRPTMLVSSDLRRAYDTASALGRLTGLDVSVDKDLRERGGGEWEGLTRDEIRAGWPVEYEAWEAPGGEDVGHVADRVADAIGRWAARLDDDGLLVVASHGAALRLGICRLLGLPQELWSALGGLGNCSWSVLEEGRRGWRLLEHNAGTLPEPVSSDDSPAATADG; encoded by the coding sequence ATGAGCCGCCGCGTCGTCTGCCTGCGGCACGGGCAGACGCTGTGGAACGTCGAGAAGCGCTTCCAGGGGCACACCGACATCGCACTGGACGAGACCGGCATCGCGCAGGCGGCCCGGGCGGCCTCCCTGCTCGCGGCCCTGCGGCCGACCATGCTCGTCTCCTCGGACCTGCGGCGCGCGTACGACACCGCCTCGGCCCTCGGCCGGCTCACCGGCCTCGACGTGTCGGTCGACAAGGACCTGCGCGAGCGCGGCGGCGGCGAGTGGGAGGGCCTGACCCGCGACGAGATCAGGGCGGGCTGGCCGGTCGAATACGAGGCGTGGGAGGCCCCGGGCGGCGAGGACGTGGGGCACGTCGCCGACCGGGTCGCCGACGCGATCGGGCGCTGGGCGGCCCGCCTCGACGACGACGGCCTGCTGGTCGTCGCCTCGCACGGCGCCGCGCTGCGGCTCGGCATCTGCCGGCTGCTCGGGCTGCCGCAGGAACTGTGGTCGGCGCTGGGCGGCCTCGGCAACTGCTCGTGGTCGGTGCTTGAAGAGGGCCGCCGGGGCTGGCGGCTGCTGGAGCACAACGCGGGCACGCTGCCCGAGCCGGTCAGCAGCGACGACAGCCCGGCCGCCACCGCGGACGGCTGA
- the rsfS gene encoding ribosome silencing factor, with the protein MTASERSIQLVRVAAEAAAEKLADDIIAYDVSDQLVITDAFLLCSASNDRQVRAVVDEIEERLRVEADAKPVRREGEREGRWVLLDYLDIVVHVQHEEDRNFYALERLWKDCPSIELPESVKRVAAQRGHGAAR; encoded by the coding sequence GTGACAGCATCCGAGAGATCGATCCAGCTCGTGCGCGTGGCGGCCGAGGCAGCCGCGGAGAAGCTGGCCGACGACATCATCGCCTATGACGTGAGCGACCAGCTCGTCATCACCGACGCCTTCCTCCTCTGCTCCGCGTCCAACGACCGGCAGGTGCGCGCGGTCGTCGACGAGATCGAGGAGCGCCTGCGCGTGGAGGCCGACGCCAAACCCGTACGCCGCGAGGGGGAGCGGGAGGGCCGCTGGGTCCTGCTCGACTACCTCGACATCGTGGTGCACGTGCAGCACGAGGAGGACCGCAACTTCTACGCGCTGGAGCGCCTGTGGAAGGACTGCCCGTCCATCGAGCTGCCGGAGAGCGTCAAGCGGGTCGCCGCCCAGCGCGGGCACGGGGCGGCCCGGTGA
- a CDS encoding MFS transporter: MAGPALGAVVDVLGARPVLVWTNVVMGAALCLLFLVRSPAQVWLVFAVLQLYGVSFVVLDAAEAAVLPDAVPETLLAGVNGLRMSASEGTRLAAPLLGAGLFAVAGGDAVVALDAATFAAGAWLLGTLRLPAAPVRRARVTRGWAARTAEGARFLFRDPLLGRLMLSGAALMLVSGVNGALVFAVVDHGLHQEPGFTGVLSAIQGGGTVLGGMIAGPLLRRAGEARLAAAGGLLYAASVALRALPSTPVVAAAGLLSGLGLPWVLVAALTAVQRIAPRDLLATVSATANTVLFVPTAVGMALGAGLLALTSYRPVLWAAAFAGALAAAYARRRPRRAVTTPDRDTSAAC; this comes from the coding sequence GTGGCCGGGCCCGCGCTCGGCGCGGTGGTCGACGTCCTCGGCGCCCGGCCCGTGCTCGTCTGGACGAACGTCGTGATGGGCGCGGCGCTCTGCCTGCTGTTCCTGGTCCGCTCCCCCGCGCAGGTCTGGCTGGTGTTCGCGGTGCTCCAGCTGTACGGCGTGAGCTTCGTCGTGCTCGACGCGGCGGAGGCGGCCGTCCTGCCCGACGCCGTGCCGGAGACCCTGCTGGCCGGGGTCAACGGGCTGCGCATGAGCGCGTCGGAAGGCACGCGCCTCGCCGCGCCGCTGCTGGGCGCCGGGCTGTTCGCCGTCGCGGGCGGCGACGCGGTGGTCGCGCTCGACGCGGCCACGTTCGCGGCCGGCGCGTGGCTGCTCGGCACGCTGCGCCTGCCGGCCGCCCCCGTGCGACGCGCCCGCGTGACGCGCGGCTGGGCGGCCCGGACGGCGGAGGGGGCGCGCTTCCTGTTCCGCGACCCGCTCCTGGGCCGCCTCATGCTGTCCGGGGCCGCGCTGATGCTGGTCTCCGGCGTCAACGGGGCGCTGGTCTTCGCCGTCGTCGATCACGGCCTGCACCAGGAGCCCGGCTTCACCGGCGTGCTGTCCGCGATCCAGGGCGGCGGCACGGTGCTCGGCGGCATGATCGCGGGGCCGCTGCTGCGCCGGGCCGGCGAGGCGCGGCTGGCCGCCGCCGGAGGGCTCCTGTACGCCGCCTCGGTGGCGCTGCGGGCCCTCCCCTCGACGCCCGTCGTGGCGGCGGCGGGCCTGCTGTCCGGGCTGGGGCTGCCCTGGGTGCTGGTCGCCGCCCTCACCGCCGTGCAGCGGATCGCACCCCGCGACCTGCTGGCCACCGTCTCGGCGACCGCCAACACCGTGCTGTTCGTCCCGACCGCCGTGGGGATGGCGCTCGGCGCCGGGCTCCTCGCCCTGACCTCCTACCGCCCGGTGCTGTGGGCCGCGGCGTTCGCCGGCGCGCTCGCCGCGGCGTACGCCCGGCGGAGACCGCGCCGGGCCGTCACGACTCCGGATCGCGATACAAGCGCCGCTTGTTGA
- the nadD gene encoding nicotinate-nucleotide adenylyltransferase, with amino-acid sequence MRNGTAIRRLGVMGGTFDPIHHGHLVAASEVAHHFNLDEVVFVPTGQPWQKAEQTVSSSEDRYLMTVIATASNPRFSVSRVDIDRPGPTYTIDTLRDISAAYGPDVELYFITGADALAQILSWRDADELFTIAHFVGCTRPGHTLQDPGLPAGKVSLIEIPALAISSSECRDRVAAGEPIWYLVPDGIVQYINKRRLYRDPES; translated from the coding sequence ATGCGTAACGGGACGGCGATCCGGCGACTGGGCGTGATGGGCGGGACCTTCGACCCGATCCACCACGGTCACCTGGTGGCGGCCAGCGAGGTGGCCCACCACTTCAACCTGGACGAGGTGGTGTTCGTCCCGACAGGTCAGCCCTGGCAGAAGGCCGAGCAGACCGTGTCCTCGTCCGAGGACCGCTATCTCATGACGGTGATCGCCACCGCGTCGAACCCGCGCTTCTCGGTCAGCCGGGTGGACATCGACCGGCCGGGCCCCACGTACACGATCGACACGCTGCGTGACATCTCCGCCGCGTACGGCCCGGACGTGGAGCTCTACTTCATCACCGGCGCCGACGCGCTCGCGCAGATCCTTAGCTGGCGCGACGCCGACGAGCTGTTCACGATCGCGCACTTCGTCGGCTGCACCCGGCCCGGCCACACGCTCCAGGACCCCGGCCTGCCGGCGGGCAAGGTCAGCCTGATCGAGATCCCGGCGCTGGCGATCTCCTCCTCCGAGTGCCGCGACCGGGTGGCCGCCGGGGAGCCCATCTGGTATCTCGTCCCCGACGGCATCGTGCAGTACATCAACAAGCGGCGCTTGTATCGCGATCCGGAGTCGTGA
- a CDS encoding M48 family metallopeptidase — protein sequence MTTPDRNRVQLPGISSRAYEHPADRSALVAMRSLSGFDAVLKRTSGLFSERRLRLMFLASAVRTTDTQFRALHDMGRDSAYILDLHRIPEIYVQQDPKAYAMAIGFDEPFIIVSTGLLDLMDDEELRFVIGHETSHILSGHAVYGTMLAILTRLATRVAWIPLGYIGLRVIVAALEEWQRKAEMSADRGGLLAGQDPDAALRALMKLAGGSRLHEMNIEAFLDQAREYDTAGDVRDGLLKVLNMLGTTHPFAVSRVAELDRWRRSGEYDRIIAGTYPRREDDANARLTDEIKAAANSYRESWAQSQDPFIGVLRDVAEGAVHAGERIFNRFARREN from the coding sequence ATGACCACTCCCGATCGCAATCGCGTGCAGCTGCCCGGCATCAGCTCGCGAGCCTACGAACACCCCGCCGATCGTTCCGCCCTCGTCGCGATGCGGTCGCTGTCCGGATTCGACGCGGTGCTCAAGCGGACGTCCGGCCTGTTCAGCGAGCGCCGGCTCCGCCTCATGTTCCTGGCCTCCGCGGTGCGCACGACCGACACCCAGTTTCGCGCCCTGCACGACATGGGCCGCGACAGCGCCTACATCCTCGACCTGCACCGGATCCCCGAGATCTACGTGCAGCAGGACCCGAAGGCGTACGCGATGGCGATCGGTTTCGACGAGCCGTTCATCATCGTCTCGACCGGGCTGCTCGACCTCATGGACGACGAGGAGCTGCGCTTCGTCATCGGCCACGAGACCTCGCACATCCTGTCGGGCCACGCCGTCTACGGCACGATGCTCGCGATCCTGACCCGCCTGGCCACCCGGGTGGCCTGGATCCCGCTCGGCTACATCGGCCTGCGGGTCATCGTCGCCGCCCTGGAGGAGTGGCAGCGCAAGGCGGAGATGTCCGCCGACCGCGGCGGCCTGCTCGCCGGGCAGGACCCCGACGCCGCGCTGCGGGCGCTCATGAAGCTCGCCGGCGGCTCCCGCCTGCACGAGATGAACATCGAGGCGTTCCTCGACCAGGCCAGGGAGTACGACACCGCGGGCGACGTGCGCGACGGCCTGCTCAAGGTCCTCAACATGCTCGGCACGACCCACCCGTTCGCGGTGAGCCGCGTCGCCGAGCTCGACCGCTGGCGGCGCAGCGGAGAGTACGACCGGATCATCGCCGGCACCTACCCCCGCCGCGAGGACGACGCCAACGCCCGCCTCACCGACGAGATCAAGGCGGCGGCCAACTCCTACCGCGAGTCGTGGGCGCAGTCGCAGGACCCGTTCATCGGCGTGTTGCGCGACGTCGCCGAGGGCGCGGTCCACGCCGGCGAGCGCATCTTCAACCGCTTCGCCCGCCGCGAGAACTGA
- a CDS encoding serine/threonine-protein kinase — MAGRLGRVGPYALLERLGRGGMGEVYLAVGRRGDRVALKMLRDPIENDPDARLRLEREVRALRRVESPYVAQVLDADLSGDRPYLVMDYIEGENLLDAVRRHGPLPESRLITLAQGLASALAIIHAGGIVHRDVKPANVLLGEDGPVLIDFGIAQVLDATRVTMTGTFLGTPGYCAPEVFAEETVGAPADVHGWAATVAFAATGRPTFGRGTAESQMYAVLNGKADLVGVPAALLPLVRAALHRDPARRPTAALLADRLSRLARVAGESSRAPGEPSAAETTTRTAMEAARARAASDAKPGAKTGTKPDAKAGVRKAAKPEDKPVRKGAETTAREPATAAERAARRGGPAARPRRVKAATALATAPEGAPEGALGIPTGNAALVLVALLAVPCVVVSVVYPLATFAITAALAVVIRAVWTSHWLVRRRKPGRARACLRALAFPLTLAGSVLSAVAWPGLPAAAVAFAGLWAISGGRLEPEWWSRPVLVTIAGIAFGVVSGAIIGREIERAGAAIPGLRREGLRALAVLGGFVALCAAAVRAVAFFF, encoded by the coding sequence ATGGCTGGACGTCTCGGGCGGGTCGGCCCCTACGCGCTGCTGGAGCGGCTGGGCCGGGGTGGCATGGGTGAGGTGTACCTCGCCGTCGGCCGCCGGGGCGACCGCGTCGCGCTGAAGATGCTGCGCGACCCCATCGAGAACGATCCCGACGCCCGATTACGGCTCGAACGCGAGGTGCGGGCGCTGCGCCGGGTCGAGAGCCCGTACGTCGCCCAGGTGCTCGACGCCGACCTGTCGGGTGACCGGCCGTACCTCGTCATGGACTACATCGAGGGGGAGAACCTCCTCGACGCCGTACGGCGGCACGGGCCGCTGCCCGAGTCTCGGCTCATCACGCTGGCGCAGGGCCTCGCGTCGGCTCTGGCGATCATCCACGCGGGCGGGATCGTGCATCGCGACGTCAAGCCGGCCAACGTCCTGCTGGGCGAGGACGGGCCGGTGCTGATCGACTTCGGCATCGCCCAGGTGCTCGACGCGACGCGGGTCACGATGACCGGCACGTTCCTCGGCACGCCCGGCTACTGCGCCCCCGAGGTCTTCGCCGAGGAGACCGTGGGGGCGCCCGCCGACGTGCACGGCTGGGCCGCCACGGTGGCGTTCGCCGCCACCGGACGGCCGACCTTCGGCCGGGGCACCGCCGAGTCGCAGATGTACGCGGTGCTGAACGGCAAGGCCGATCTGGTGGGGGTGCCTGCCGCGCTGCTGCCGCTCGTGCGCGCCGCCCTGCACCGCGACCCCGCCCGCCGCCCGACGGCCGCGCTGCTGGCCGACCGGCTGTCGCGGCTCGCACGGGTCGCCGGGGAGTCGTCCCGCGCGCCGGGCGAGCCGTCCGCCGCCGAGACCACCACGCGTACGGCGATGGAGGCGGCACGGGCCCGCGCCGCGTCCGACGCCAAGCCGGGCGCGAAGACGGGCACGAAACCGGACGCGAAGGCGGGGGTCAGGAAGGCGGCCAAACCGGAGGACAAGCCGGTCAGGAAGGGCGCCGAGACCACGGCGCGGGAGCCGGCGACGGCGGCCGAGCGGGCCGCCCGGCGCGGCGGCCCCGCCGCCCGGCCCCGGCGGGTGAAGGCGGCCACGGCACTCGCCACCGCGCCGGAGGGGGCGCCGGAAGGGGCGCTCGGCATCCCGACAGGGAACGCGGCCCTGGTGCTGGTCGCGCTGCTCGCCGTGCCGTGCGTGGTGGTGTCGGTGGTCTATCCGCTCGCGACCTTCGCGATCACGGCGGCCCTCGCGGTGGTGATCAGGGCGGTGTGGACCAGTCACTGGCTCGTACGGCGCCGCAAACCCGGCCGGGCCCGGGCCTGCCTGCGCGCGCTGGCGTTCCCGCTCACGCTGGCCGGTTCGGTGTTGTCGGCCGTCGCGTGGCCGGGGCTGCCCGCGGCCGCGGTGGCGTTCGCGGGGCTGTGGGCGATCTCCGGGGGACGTCTGGAGCCCGAGTGGTGGTCTCGGCCGGTGCTCGTGACGATCGCCGGGATCGCGTTCGGCGTCGTCAGCGGCGCGATCATCGGCCGGGAGATCGAGCGCGCGGGTGCGGCGATTCCCGGCCTGCGGAGGGAGGGCCTGCGCGCGCTCGCCGTCCTGGGCGGGTTCGTCGCGCTCTGCGCCGCCGCCGTCCGCGCCGTGGCGTTCTTCTTCTGA